The Nitrosopumilus cobalaminigenes genome contains a region encoding:
- the hemB gene encoding porphobilinogen synthase, with protein sequence MSFPTRRLRRLRTSDKMRELVQETTLSPKDFICPVFVQEDLKERVKVESMSEIERLPLSDVNEEVGKIIDLGIPAIMVFGIPSQKDEAGSSAFDDNGIVQKAIAQIREKFGDKIVIMADVCLCQFTSTGHCGIIQGDKIDNDTSLDTLAKIAISQARAGVDTVSPSAMMDGQVAAIRKALDKEGFTDVSIMSHSAKHRSNFYSPFRDAAECAPKFGDRKTYQVPYTNAREAMMEVETDIEEGVDIVMIKPALSYLDLISETRRKYNVPVSAYSVSGEYALVKAASQLGYVNEKDITLEILHSIKRAGADMIVTYFAKSASRFLQES encoded by the coding sequence ATGTCATTTCCAACTAGAAGACTTCGTCGACTACGAACATCAGATAAAATGAGAGAATTAGTTCAAGAAACAACTCTTTCACCAAAAGATTTCATTTGTCCAGTATTCGTTCAAGAGGATTTGAAAGAAAGAGTCAAAGTAGAATCAATGTCAGAAATCGAGAGATTACCATTAAGTGATGTAAATGAAGAAGTTGGAAAAATTATAGATTTAGGAATTCCTGCAATCATGGTTTTTGGGATTCCTTCACAAAAAGACGAGGCAGGAAGTTCTGCATTTGATGATAATGGAATTGTTCAAAAGGCAATTGCACAGATCAGAGAGAAATTTGGAGATAAAATAGTAATCATGGCAGATGTTTGTCTATGTCAATTTACATCTACGGGACATTGTGGAATTATTCAAGGAGATAAAATTGATAACGACACTAGCCTAGACACACTTGCAAAAATTGCAATCAGTCAAGCAAGAGCAGGAGTAGATACAGTATCACCATCAGCAATGATGGATGGACAAGTTGCCGCAATTAGAAAAGCATTAGATAAAGAAGGATTTACAGATGTTTCAATAATGTCACACTCTGCAAAACACCGTTCAAACTTTTACTCACCATTTAGAGATGCAGCAGAATGTGCTCCAAAGTTTGGAGACAGAAAAACATACCAAGTTCCATATACAAATGCAAGAGAAGCAATGATGGAAGTTGAAACAGACATTGAAGAAGGAGTAGATATAGTTATGATAAAACCAGCTTTGTCATATTTGGATTTAATTTCAGAAACTAGAAGAAAATACAATGTACCAGTTTCAGCATACAGTGTATCTGGAGAATATGCATTGGTAAAAGCAGCATCACAATTAGGATATGTAAATGAAAAAGACATCACATTAGAGATTCTACATTCAATTAAAAGAGCAGGGGCAGATATGATAGTTACATATTTTGCAAAATCAGCTTCTAGATTCCTTCAAGAATCATGA